One genomic region from Salvia hispanica cultivar TCC Black 2014 chromosome 2, UniMelb_Shisp_WGS_1.0, whole genome shotgun sequence encodes:
- the LOC125203354 gene encoding pentatricopeptide repeat-containing protein At2g30780 produces the protein MKRAFKLAEFRTCLTTPRFFLCHHGRIAKPSAPIRFICQDTTQTPSSDGKGTDFGLLASLFQDKLICKRAEVNWKNDLKETVAELRDEILAQKDVEKIEKILEEKGVALFRRYADGWAILELLNNLDRVPSVAMQVLEWRRKQLDYASPMTIKEYSKGIIIAGKMYNVDVAVELFKEACSKQLKGTSLYNALMSAYVRSGNYVKCRSVFRELKRDSTCCPSITTYNILISVFGRLMLVDKMEATFRGLNDLNINPTVDTYKVLISGYITAWMWDEMEKTYLAMKDQFVTPNLDIHLLMLRGYALAGKLEKMEEIYKMVGGHVDANEIQLIRIMIHAYSRSSNTDRVQRVEALLSKIPESDYRPWMNVLLICLYAKEDLMEQMEKSINEAFEHKIHVVAVNVMRCIISSYFRHNAVDKLDEFVRRAEIAGWRLCRSLYHCRMVMYASEMRLSEMERVLTEMAKVNIHLSKKTLWILYHAYERWGERRKLEQVIGVMCKNGYEIRGDPSVLLDYVE, from the exons ATGAAACGAGCATTCAAACTTGCCGAATTTCGGACATGCTTGACTACACCTCGTTTCTTTCTCTGCCACCACGGGAGAATCGCTAAACCCTCTGCCCCAATTCGTTTTATTTGTCAAGATACAACTCAAACGCCTTCTAGTGATGGGAAAGGAACGGATTTTGGGTTATTAGCGTCTTTGTTccaagataaattaatttgtaagCGTGCGGAGGTGAACTGGAAAAATGACTTGAAAGAGACGGTTGCCGAATTGAGGGATGAGATTTTGGCCCAGAAAGATGTGGAGAAAATCGAGAAGATTCTCGAAGAAAAGGGTGTCGCCCTCTTTCGGAGGTACGCCGATGGGTGGGCGATCCTTGAGCTCTTGAACAATCTAGACAGAGTTCCATCCGTGGCTATGCAG GTTCTCGAGTGGAGGAGGAAGCAACTTGATTATGCTTCTCCAATGACAATTAAGGAGTACTCAAAAGGTATCATCATAGCTGGTAAAATGTACAATGTTGATGTTGCAGTTGAACTTTTCAAAGAGGCCTGCAGTAAACAACTGAAGGGAACATCTTTATATAATGCTCTCATGAGTGCTTACGTGAGATCTGGGAACTATGTGAAGTGTCGGTCGGTGTTTCGTGAATTGAAGAGGGATTCCACCTGTTGTCCGTCGATCACTACTTACAACATACTCATTTCAGTATTTGGCCGTCTGATGCTTGTCGACAAAATGGAAGCAACTTTTAGGGGGTTAAATGATTTAAACATCAACCCTACTGTTGATACGTACAAGGTGTTAATTTCTGGTTATATTACTGCGTGGATGTGGGATGAGATGGAAAAGACTTACTTGGCTATGAAAGATCAGTTTGTCACACCTAACTTAGATATCCATCTGCTTATGCTTCGAGGGTATGCCCTTGCTGGTAAGCTGGAAAAGATGGAGGAAATATATAAGATGGTGGGGGGTCATGTTGATGCTAACGAAATACAGTTGATTAGAATCATGATTCATGCTTATAGTAGGAGCTCCAACACTGATAGAGTTCAGAGGGTGGAGGCACTTCTCAGCAAAATTCCTGAAAGTGACTATCGTCCGTGGATGAATGTGCTATTGATTTGCTTATATGCAAAGGAGGACTTAATGGAGCAGATGGAAAAATCAATAAACGAGGCATTTGAGCATAAAATCCATGTTGTAGCAGTGAATGTGATGAGATGCATCATTTCGAGTTACTTCAGGCACAATGCAGTGGACAAACTGGATGAGTTTGTGCGGCGTGCTGAGATTGCAGGCTGGAGGCTCTGTAGGTCTCTCTACCACTGCAGAATGGTAATGTACGCTTCGGAAATGCGCCTTTCTGAGATGGAGAGGGTTCTTACTGAAATGGCTAAAGTAAATATACACTTGTCAAAGAAAACGTTATGGATACTATATCATGCATATGAAAGATGGGGTGAGCGAAGAAAGCTCGAGCAGGTTATCGGAGTAATGTGTAAAAATGGATACGAAATACGTGGTGATCCGTCAGTTTTACTGGATTATGTCGAATAG
- the LOC125206325 gene encoding potassium transporter 5-like, which produces MSSDGVSTHADDTTLDDVVIRQEEQTNPQLNARNLSWTKLRRMDSLDVESASLGHGAAAAMGGGMGWAVVLQLAFQSIGVVYGDIGTSPLYVFSSTFTDGIKHNDDIIGVLSLILYTLTLIPLVKYVFIVLRANDHGDGGTFALYSLICRYVKVSLIPSQEVEDRDVSTYQLELPNKSLQRASKVQAKLENSNFAKYVLLFATMLGTSMVIGDGVLTPCISVLSAVGGLKEATSHMTEDRIVWTSVVILVTLFMVQRFGTDKVGYTFAPIILLWFSFIAGVGVFNFIKYDTSVIKALNPVYIVDYFIRNKEQAWISLGGAVLSITGTEALFADVGHFSVRSIQISMCCVTYPALVLAYTGQASFLRKNNHLVANTFYESIPGKMYWPMFVVAVAASVIASQAMISATFSIIQQSLSLGCFPRVKIVHTSNKYPGQVYIPEVNYLLMFACICVTLGFRTTAKIGNAYGIAVVLVMALTSTFLVLVMIMIWKTNIVFIILYILIIGSVELLYMSSVLYKFDQGGYLPLAFAMILMTIMCTWNYVYRNKYYFELDHKISPESVREIVGETSSPRLPGLAVFYSELVQGIPPIFKHYVGNVPALHSVLVFVSFKSLPISRVPEEERFLFRRVQPKELQVFRCVVRYGYKDVRNEEVPFERLLVERLKEFEESVGGEVGDLDRAWRSGVVHMVGEHEVAAAKGAALWKRVVIDYGYNFLKKNLRQSNRVFAIPHKRMLKVGMTYHL; this is translated from the exons atgtctAGTGATGGTGTGTCGACACACGCAGATGATACAACCCTTGACGACGTCGTAATACGCCAAGAAGAACAAACCAACCCTCAACTCAACGCCAGAAACCTCTCATGGACTAAGCTCCGACGCATGGACTCGCTCGACGTAGAGTCAGCCAGCCTGGGGCATGGTGCCGCAGCCGCcatg GGCGGCGGCATGGGGTGGGCGGTGGTGCTGCAGCTGGCGTTCCAGAGCATCGGGGTGGTGTACGGTGACATCGGCACGTCGCCGTTGTATGTATTTTCTAGCACGTTTACGGATGGAATAAAACACAATGACGATATCATCGGAGTTTTGTCCTTGATTTTATACACTTTGACGTTAATTCCCTTGGTCAAGTATGTCTTCATTGTCCTACGTGCCAACGACCATGGCGATG GGGGTACTTTTGCTCTATATTCTCTGATATGTCGATATGTAAAAGTGAGTTTAATTCCGAGCCAAGAAGTAGAAGATCGAGATGTGTCGACTTACCAACTGGAATTGCCTAATAAAAGCTTGCAAAGAGCTTCAAAAGTTCAAGCAAAGTTAGAGAATAGCAACTTTGCTAAGTATGTTTTGCTGTTTGCTACCATGCTTGGCACTTCCATGGTTATTGGTGATGGAGTTCTCACTCCATGCATCTCAG TATTGTCTGCTGTGGGCGGATTAAAAGAGGCCACATCTCATATGACAGAAg ATAGAATAGTGTGGACATCAGTGGTGATCCTAGTAACACTCTTCATGGTTCAAAGATTCGGAACTGATAAAGTCGGATACACTTTCGCTCCCATAATCTTACTATGGTTCTCCTTCATCGCTGGAGTCGGCGTCTTCAACTTCATCAAATACGACACTTCTGTCATCAAAGCTCTCAACCCCGTTTACATCGTGGATTACTTTATAAGGAACAAGGAGCAGGCTTGGATCTCCCTCGGCGGCGCCGTTCTTTCCATTACAGGAACCGAAGCCTTATTTGCAGATGTCGGACATTTCTCTGTCAGATCGATTCAGATAAGCATGTGCTGTGTCACTTACCCCGCCTTAGTCCTAGCTTACACCGGCCAAGCCTCGTTTCTTCGCAAGAACAACCACTTGGTTGCTAACACTTTCTACGAATCCATCCCAG GTAAGATGTACTGGCCGATGTTTGTGGTGGCGGTGGCAGCATCAGTCATCGCTAGCCAAGCTATGATCTCGGCCACCTTCTCCATCATCCAacagtctctctctctcggaTGCTTCCCGCGTGTCAAAATCGTCCACACCTCCAACAAATACCCCGGCCAAGTCTACATCCCCGAAGTCAATTATCTTCTCATGTTCGCTTGCATTTGTGTCACCCTTGGTTTCCGTACAACCGCCAAGATCGGCAATGCCTATG GGATCGCGGTGGTGTTGGTGATGGCGCTGACATCGACGTTCCTGGTGTTGGTGATGATCATGATTTGGAAGACCAACATAGTCTTCATAATCCTCTACATCCTGATCATCGGATCGGTGGAGCTGCTCTACATGAGCTCGGTCCTCTACAAGTTCGACCAAGGCGGCTACCTCCCCCTCGCATTCGCCATGATTCTGATGACCATCATGTGCACATGGAACTACGTCTACAGAAACAAGTACTACTTCGAACTCGATCACAAGATTTCACCAGAGTCCGTGAGGGAGATCGTTGGGGAGACGAGCTCCCCGCGTCTCCCTGGGCTGGCAGTGTTCTACTCGGAGCTGGTCCAGGGCATCCCGCCAATATTCAAGCACTACGTGGGCAACGTCCCGGCCCTGCACTCGGTCCTGGTGTTCGTGTCGTTCAAATCCCTGCCGATCAGCAGAGTGCCGGAGGAGGAGAGGTTCCTGTTCCGGAGGGTGCAGCCGAAGGAGCTTCAGGTGTTCAGATGCGTGGTGCGGTATGGTTACAAGGATGTGAGGAATGAGGAGGTGCCGTTCGAGCGCCTGTTGGTGGAGAGGCTCAAGGAGTTCGAGGAGAGTGTGGGAGGGGAGGTTGGGGATTTGGACCGGGCGTGGCGGAGCGGGGTGGTGCACATGGTGGGGGAGCATGAGGTGGCGGCGGCCAAAGGGGCGGCCCTTTGGAAGAGGGTTGTGATTGACTATGGCTACAACTTCTTGAAGAAGAACTTGAGGCAGAGCAATAGGGTGTTTGCTATTCCTCACAAGAGAATGCTTAAAGTTGGGATGACATACCATCTTTAG